Genomic DNA from Prunus persica cultivar Lovell chromosome G1, Prunus_persica_NCBIv2, whole genome shotgun sequence:
GTCCAAAACGATTAGTTGCTATTGGGTTTAGtccatttgtttttggttttatatgtagGTCCTTTGacatttattactttttttgttatgttgattttaccctttgaggtaaataaggaaaatatgtttaaaatctaaatttaatgtattatttctttgtttgaatttcagaatttaaattttgaaaccTTTACTTGATAATATTTCtaatatatggataaaatataatttaatcaatGAAAAGACTAACATATTATTCCAATCGATCAGACAAATACCCACATGAAATTATGTGTCAAGTGTGAGTATACCTGTTGTAGATGTAtgagttcctttttttttctttttctataacCTTTTAGATAAGTACTTTTTTACTTTAGTTATGAGTTTAAAAATCCATACCAAAGGTATTATATGAGTTCAATTACTTGAACTAGAGGCAATTTATGGGTACAACTATGTGCACAAGAGCTAGCTTTTGGGTTTAATTACCTAGACTAGAGGTAACTTATGGATTACCTGGACTAGAGTAATTTATGGGTTTAATTACCTGAACTAGAGTGGGTtgcaattaaattcaaatcaaatctaACATTAATTTCCTACAATCATAACACCGGTTTACAAATCCATAATTTAccttatttatgttttagggGCATAATTggaacaacaaaataattaataaataagtaaaataaagTGTAaacatcaataaataaataaataaataaaaggcatGTAATCTTATATAGCgcaaaaatcaaagaatttgGATCAACAACAATTTCTACATGGATTGCACCCAACATCTCTCATAAGAATTGGACTTATGccaaattttctattatttatattattaattctaaaaatgaatatatgactaaatatctcaataAGTAATCGCATGTATTTATTAGCTAAGAGATGACTGTGAAAGAGAACTTACAACTAAcgtattttttgatgaaattggaaCTAAAATATTTTGATCAAACATAATCCTGTCAAGACAACAGAAGATAAACaagaaatattatattttacatcgtcaaatcaaattcctaaaaACTGATTATATTGAACCGAGCTTGTCCATGAATTAGATATTAATTATTCATTCTAACGTTGGCCATTTACCTCGTTTTATTAACACTTGATGGGACTTTCTGTTGTTTATAGgtgagtttttctcttttgtctttttcctATGAAATTTATGAaccattttgtaatatatttggGGCAGCTAGGTTAAAAACTGAAAGCTCACATAAAAGTATTGATTAGACCCACACATCCTCCAACCTAAACTATACTTGTATGGGCCTTCGGATTCTTGAGCAAAATCTTGAGGTAGTGACACCACACTGAAGCTCTCCTCTCTAACGTCAAATACCAGTATGGTTTTTGGGCACAGTACAGGCACGTATATGGCCCCATTGATGCACACACTTCCACCGAAAGAAATGTCTGCAGGGGCGCCCTGCAATGGCCTCCACAAATAATCCCTACCTATAACGTTCCATTTATAATGCTTTTTTCCAGGTTCCCAGGATGTGAAGAAATGGAGAACCTTCTACTCGTTGTTAAGCGGATTGAGGTCAAAGCTATACCCAGCAATTGCATTCCCCTTAGATAGTGGCGCCACTCTGAAGATCCTCCCTCCCACCTCAATTATACTTGGATGGTCGTCAGCCTGCCAActagaagaaattttaaaattatagtcaaCCAAACTCTTGAGCAAAATCTTCAGCTAGTGGCACCACTCTGAAGATCTCCTCTCTAACGCCAAATACCACTATCGTTTTCTTCATCCCATCGAACCAGTGTATGGCCCCATTGATGCACAAACCAAGCCATGGACGCTTTGCActttatgaaaaaattatcgTGAAAACGTTCGGGAGCTTTGCACCAAGTCCTCTATGAAAGTTCGGCGACAGGTGTTGGAAttagaatattattattattcccTCCTCCTCTATTTTTGAGGTGAAGAAGCGGTTATCTTGAACCTCTGGGAGACCAACAACCATATTAAGCCAAGCCacgctcgtttggtacacctcCCTAACTTGGACTGGCTTGGATAAAAAATTATCCCATGTTTGTTGTCACACGGTTCTAGTTTTAAATGGGATTAATAATTTGGGGCCCACCAAATACACCTTCTTAACTGGGCTTAGTGAGACCCGTCTGTGAAGGGGGGACAAATAATCCCCTCCTCATCGCTCGCGACTTCCTCCCCTCTCCACGCCTTCGTCTTTGCCATTACTTCCCACTCCACCACACATCTCATCACAGCCATCACCTCCCACCTAAGCACACACCTTGTCACAGCCATGGCCTCCAACCCTCATCCATGTCAActgctctctctcctctctctctctctctctctctctctctgctacaaaacccaaatggatgaaataaatcaattaattcaaatccctttttctttttatgaaattggGAAGAACCTCATAAAACAATAGCTAACCATCAAGCCATTCATCATCAAAGAATCCACCCAGGCAGAAGCCTCCTCATCAAATAAGCAAATTCCCAAATTTAGATTGTGGGTTTGGGCATGTGGCTATTGAAGAGAGAGGAGGGTGAAGAGAGAAATAGTGAAATaggaaaatgagagaatataaaattttcaattaagaaGCAGAGAGACAAATAGATTGAGAAGAAGTGGAGAAGGAGAGaggagggagaagaagaagatgaagttgcaggttggaagaagaagatgaagtcgtagagaacaaaagaagaaaagttaaaaaaaacaaaacaaataaatccacttgcctttttttttaaattaaaaataaaaaagtcaaaaaatttaGTCCTAGTCTAATTGGCACCAAACACAGTACAAGTCTTATCCAGCTtatgccaagccaagccaatccAAGACAGTCCCAATATTTAGTCTAGTCCATGACAATCCCGCGTACGAAACTTCGGAGCAtgacaaattttatttataaataataaatagacTGACACTAAAATCCAtcatccaataaaaaaaactatactCACCACTTTGCCAATCTTCTCTAGTTTTTGGCCATTAATATTCAACTATGCAATTATTGCAACACAAAACTATCAACTTTCAAAGATAAGAAAAGGGAGAGATGGTGGTGTTGTTACAATTTGTATTGCAATAACATCCTTTCAgggttgtgtttttatttgttgtaatCCGGGTTTGTGCCCTGTTTCTTCAATTGAATTGCTactatttcaccaaaaaaaaagaaaaaagaaaagaaaaggtagAGATGGGATTAGCCAAGTTGGCTAAAGCGAATGTGCTCCCCACTATGCATTCGAGTTTGAATACCTCTTCTTGTAATTTAGGTTATATTAAAGTatactatcgcttgtataaaaaattaaaaataaaattaaaaaaagcttTCACAAATGGTCTGAAGGCCGTCCATGCATATTTTAACCTTATTATTGTGCCAGTAAGGTCAACAAGTTCCATTCAGCTACTTAAAAAGAAGATTCTTAACCAGTAGACATGCGCAAAAGTAAATGAAGATAATTCCTGACGGAAAGTTACAATTGACTGCAAGTAAAACTGCTAGTTACTTGTTCAACTAATAAGGTATCTGAGTTCTGTAGAGGATGTGTCTTTACACATCCTAATCATGGATCATACATCTCATCATGCTATAAATTCTGGATTATCCCCTCAACTCTCATGAGATGGCACACTTGAAACATGAACCTAGCTTTTCAAAGATGCACAAGAAAAACCCTAGTTGTAGAAAAACATGGCGGGATAGGAAATTGTGAATGCCATGAAACCATGAGGTTGGGAATGGGACACAAGTACGTTCAGTATTAAGCAGAGATGAAAAGTAAGCCTTCAAAATTGAGAAATACGTTGAACCTCTTTGTACTGATCTTGTTGAACCAATTCCACAATCATTTTAGCAACAGAGCTTGGTTTTTCCACATGAGGAATGTGTCCGCAATCTGGTATTTGTCGTATAACTGCATTTGGCAGTTCACAGTGCAATCTCtgccatatatataaatatcgaGAACCACAGGATTATCAAACTGTACAGAATTGTCATATGTGGAAAGATGAAATGCTCAATAGGTCAAAACACTACCCAAATAAGAGAGAAAAGTTTGTGCACTGTCAAAATTTCTCTTCAAATACCTTTGAAAAGATTGTTTCTAGATATATTTAATAAGACATGGCAGTCATATTTGTATCATGATCTCCATTTATGCCTAtagaaagaagagaagtacTACCACTCCAAGCTTGCTGCTAATAATCTGGTCATCCTCTCCCCATATGATAAGAGTCTTCTGTTTTACCTGCCAAACAAAATGTGGATGATATTATGAAACAAATATCAGATTTTAGGCATTctaaaatgaagaaaacttCAAATGCAAGGGCATTTCATCCATACATTGTAAGAGTACAGAAAAGCTTAATCCAATCAAGTTAACAAaagattatttgattttattccTCTTGCCAAGAGATAAAGGACTTAGGTGAGTATAAAACtacaatctctctctcctgtttttcctttttttcttaatcaCGTGAACTAAGAAACTTGCAATGTAGTAAAACACCACCTATTCACCTTTTGGCAGAAGGGATCCTTTTTCCCATAGGCAGGATTATTTTTCAAAGAACTTCTCAactcaaatatttatttatttattttaaagtcaGACATACCTGTTCTATCTGGGCACTAACATTATAACCCCCACTCATCATGAAATCCACAGTTGCATCCTCCCACCAAGGAAACAGACAGTGCAAGCGGCCCACCTAGATAAGATTACAAGAAACAACATAATTAAATCTCTCCAGCCTCAGAAGATCCTAAGGGGATaagaaattgtaaaatttATCTATATAAATATTGCATTATCTTCTTTCAAATAAAAACCCTTACATTAGCCCAATCTAAATTGGTACTGAGTGATATGCCACTGAAGCACAAAAAGTTTACATAGAAGCGCAGTGGGAGACTCTTCAATAAAGATACCTGGCCAAAAAAATTCCCTGTAGTCATTGTAATGAGGacatcaaaataaaatgataaatatgGCTTTGGCAATGATCTCAGAATCACAGAAATTATAGCCTCTAGGAGGACATGATCTTAACAGAGAAATGGTGAAGATAACATGTAGACAACAATGGATTTGAGGAAATAGTGAGTTGAGTAAACTCTCACTCCAGCATAGGCTAACATTTTAGGCATGCTTGCTAGATCTCCAGTGCCTTCTGTATACACACTTGCATCAATCAAAACCAGCCTTTCGACCTGAAAAGGTAAGCTGAAGACTTCTAAATTTCATGGTACATTGAAGATACTAATTATAACAACCCTGTTCGATGCATTATTTGGAATTtctttcaaaatgaattttaattgTAAGATCAAACATTAGAGATCACTTACAGCTTCTGGATGGCTGACTGCAAAGTCAATTGCAACAGCAGCACCAAGGCTTGGTCCAACCAATATCATTGGCTTTTTAATGTAGGATTCCCAAAGCTGCCGTGAATTTGAAACAAATCATTGCTAGTCTGATCAGCAGATAGATACAGACTCTACGCAATAATATTAGGAATAACTTCTTCCCACAAATGACTGGCACAAACTTCCCTtcatattaaataaacaaaaccgaTGAAAGAGGCattcaagaaataaaataacccACCTGGAAAAAATGGTCACGCTTAGAGGCCACATTGCAGGAGGGAAGTCTTTCTGAcacatacaaaacaaaatgtgcaaaagaaggaaagagttaatttttctttttgtacaaAAGGATATGACATAAAAAGAGAGCAattataaaaaccaaaatttttggTCTCAAACAATGAAAGGAGCAAACCCAAATCAGAGAAACCCCAGCCAAGAATGTCAACAGCCCAAGTCTCCAAGCCAGCTTCCTCAAGCAATGGATAAGTGTATCTCCATTCTAAACAGGAGCTGAATAATAAGAGACAGTGAACTTCAAAGAcacatatatttaaaattaaaaaaccaaacaaaaaaaaaaggatttttcTTAAGGACCTGTCAAAACCATGGAGAAGAACCACTGGACTTGTGTTGCTCTGTACCAATGGCTTCACACAACTACTCATCACACAATTTTCTCCAAAGCTCACCtgcattaatttaatattgcCCAGGTAGCTACAGAAATTAAACACactaaattaaagaaaaccgtaaagagaaaattgaagaaatggaTGCGAGAGCTAGAGTTACAGGCAGCCTTTCGATTCGTGCAGCGAGCTTTCGAGCGAAAGGGTCTTTGATCTTTTCGACCTCTTTGGGAAGGAAAGAAGGGAACCCAGCAACGGACCGGACCCTGAAGCCTCTTTGGATTGTGCATTTCGCGGCAATGGATGGTGTAGAGCCGCCTGTGAGACTTAGCATATTTGGTCACCTGCAGGGGAGATTAACATCTggcagaagagaaaattgaagaagTGAAACGCAGATGCAGTGTTTTCTCTATCGTCTACAGACTCTGTTTACTCTATCCCCGCTGAAGAAGACGTCGGTCTGCGTGGCCTCTTATGTTTGTGTGGCGGGAGCTTATAGTCAACATTAcgaccacaaaaaaaaaggagctt
This window encodes:
- the LOC18793067 gene encoding uncharacterized protein LOC18793067, with product MLSLTGGSTPSIAAKCTIQRGFRVRSVAGFPSFLPKEVEKIKDPFARKLAARIERLPVSFGENCVMSSCVKPLVQSNTSPVVLLHGFDSSCLEWRYTYPLLEEAGLETWAVDILGWGFSDLERLPSCNVASKRDHFFQLWESYIKKPMILVGPSLGAAVAIDFAVSHPEAVERLVLIDASVYTEGTGDLASMPKMLAYAGVSLLKSLPLRFYVNFLCFSGISLSTNLDWANVGRLHCLFPWWEDATVDFMMSGGYNVSAQIEQVKQKTLIIWGEDDQIISSKLGVRLHCELPNAVIRQIPDCGHIPHVEKPSSVAKMIVELVQQDQYKEVQRISQF